GGTTGTGATTAATGTCACATTAACAACTAAACTTAACAGTGCGCCAACAGCAATTAAAACTACACCAGGCATCATCATTCCAGAAAGATGTGTCAAGTAACTAGGTAAGTTAGGATTTTGCTTCATAATAAATTTTTGCACTCCATATGGTATTCCCATAAAAACTAATGTAAAAATCAAAACTAAAATAAAGGCTTTAAAAAATGTTCCTACAACAAAACCAAAACTACTTCCGCCACCAAGGGAATACAAAGAACCCACTGTTTTTGCAGTAAAACTAGTTAACATAATTGCTACTAAAATTGAATTTAAACAAATTGTTAAATAACCAAATATTGGATTTTTTTCTTGATAAGAAGACATCGGTTTTTTTATTGTTTTTACTATAAAGCTCCAATAATCCAAAGAAATCTGTTTCATTTTCTCACTATTAAAAGTTGTTGTTTTTTGTGTATCTTTTGGCACGTCTTGCTTTTGATTCATACTTATTTCCTCAACCTCCATTTCTACAGACTCATTTCCAGCCAGTTTTTCTTTAGTAGAGCCTTCTTGAATATTGATTTCCTTTACTTCAGTTCCACAAGTAGGGCATTTCACTTCTTCTGGTAGCAATTCTGCTCCACATTTTTCACATAATTTCTTCATTTTCCAACCTCCATTTTCTAGGTATATAATAAATACCATTTTTAACTATTACATAGTTTATTCTTTTTTTCAATATAATTATACATTTTTTATTAAATAACAATAAAATAAAAAAACTATAAAAAAATTCAATTTCAAAATTAACTGAATTCTCTTATGAGTTTTTTTATTTAAAAATTCTATTTTTCTAAGCTAAATTTTTATCCAAATGGATTAAAATTATTAATAAAGTTGATTAATGTATCTTTTATAATCGTTATAAAATTCACTATTAGGTCTTGCAAAGCTTGTAAGATTTGGTTAATAATATCCATTTATTTTCAGTCCTTTCCCTATTAAAAAAATAATGTAACTGCTGGAATGGCTAAACCAATAAGAATTATTGGCAAACAGCCTGGTAACTTTCTGCGACGACGTGGTTCCTTATTTTTATGATGATCATGATTTTGCTTCTTTTTATTAGAATGTCCCATTGTAATTCCTCCATTCGTATAGTAGTTCATTACTCATCTTTTAAAGTTTAAGCGAAAACAAATGAGTGATCGTTCGTATGTTTTATATACTTATAATAATGCATTTGTACACTCTTGTCAAGAATTTGTAATTTTATTGGCTAAATTTATATTTTTACACTTCAATCCACTTTTCCAACTAGCGACAGTACGGCTAATTATTCTTTTCTTCTATAAATTAATCATAAAAAAACTTCAAAAAGTTAGAATTTTATTCTCTAACTTTTTGAAG
The sequence above is a segment of the Carnobacterium gallinarum DSM 4847 genome. Coding sequences within it:
- a CDS encoding DUF6574 domain-containing protein, whose protein sequence is MKKLCEKCGAELLPEEVKCPTCGTEVKEINIQEGSTKEKLAGNESVEMEVEEISMNQKQDVPKDTQKTTTFNSEKMKQISLDYWSFIVKTIKKPMSSYQEKNPIFGYLTICLNSILVAIMLTSFTAKTVGSLYSLGGGSSFGFVVGTFFKAFILVLIFTLVFMGIPYGVQKFIMKQNPNLPSYLTHLSGMMMPGVVLIAVGALLSLVVNVTLITTILYLLIVALMIFAIAFTISLIIPKNDSSLDRIYIITISWLGNFIIQTLIIKILLTSMFSDMSSIFSYLF